A single genomic interval of Halobacillus halophilus DSM 2266 harbors:
- the dapG gene encoding aspartate kinase, whose product MKLLVQKFGGTSVRDRESRSRAITHVKKALYEGYKVVVTVSAMGRKGSPYATDTILSLINYPDTLVSEREQDLLMSCGETISSIVFTHELMNEGISTVSLTGAQAGFLTNDDFTRAKIIRMNPARIYKELESHDVVVVAGFQGQTDKGETTTIGRGGSDTSAAALGAALSAEFIDIFTDVDGIMTADPRVVTSARALNVITYNEICNLAYQGAKVIHPRAVEIAMYAKVPLRVRSTYSDLPGTLVTGIKEPPAGKDISDRVVTGIAHMMGLTQIKVLSKEDPSKLQSDVFKSMAAANISVDFINISPSGVIYTINHIYTKKAVSILEDLGYEPEIKEKCAKVSTVGAGIAGFPGVTAKIVQSLTDSGIQILQSADSHTTIWVLIKEEDLVQAVNALHESFQLNVETVKGERTS is encoded by the coding sequence ATGAAGCTGCTTGTACAAAAATTTGGAGGAACTTCGGTCCGGGATCGGGAAAGCAGGTCCCGGGCCATCACTCATGTCAAAAAAGCCCTTTATGAAGGGTATAAAGTGGTCGTTACCGTGTCTGCAATGGGAAGGAAAGGGAGCCCCTATGCGACAGATACGATCCTAAGTTTGATTAATTATCCAGACACTCTGGTTTCAGAGCGAGAACAGGATCTCCTGATGTCGTGCGGGGAGACCATCTCCTCCATTGTTTTTACACATGAGTTAATGAATGAAGGAATTTCAACTGTATCTTTAACAGGAGCACAGGCAGGATTTTTAACGAATGATGATTTTACAAGAGCTAAAATTATTCGAATGAATCCGGCAAGAATATATAAAGAACTTGAATCTCATGACGTTGTAGTAGTGGCCGGTTTTCAGGGACAGACGGATAAAGGAGAAACGACTACGATCGGCCGAGGAGGCAGCGATACTTCCGCTGCAGCACTTGGAGCAGCATTATCAGCTGAGTTCATTGATATATTTACCGACGTAGACGGAATCATGACGGCAGACCCACGAGTGGTTACATCTGCTCGGGCTTTAAATGTGATTACGTACAATGAAATCTGTAATTTAGCCTATCAGGGAGCGAAGGTTATCCATCCTAGAGCAGTTGAAATTGCCATGTACGCAAAGGTGCCTCTTCGTGTTCGTTCAACCTATTCAGACCTGCCAGGAACGCTGGTAACTGGAATAAAGGAACCACCTGCGGGTAAAGATATTTCCGATCGCGTTGTGACGGGAATAGCCCACATGATGGGTCTGACTCAAATAAAAGTTCTCTCGAAAGAAGATCCCTCAAAATTACAATCCGATGTATTCAAGTCCATGGCTGCTGCCAACATTTCAGTTGACTTCATCAACATTTCTCCAAGCGGTGTCATTTATACCATCAATCATATTTATACAAAAAAAGCGGTCAGCATTCTTGAGGATTTAGGGTATGAACCTGAAATTAAAGAAAAGTGTGCAAAAGTTTCTACGGTAGGAGCGGGGATTGCCGGTTTTCCTGGCGTTACGGCTAAAATCGTTCAGTCTCTAACAGACTCCGGTATCCAGATTCTCCAATCAGCCGACTCCCATACAACGATATGGGTGCTGATTAAAGAAGAGGACCTTGTTCAGGCTGTTAATGCGCTTCACGAATCTTTCCAGCTCAACGTAGAAACGGTGAAAGGGGAAAGAACATCATGA